In a single window of the Anaerocolumna cellulosilytica genome:
- the araD gene encoding L-ribulose-5-phosphate 4-epimerase has translation MLENLKKQVFEANMLLPKHGLVTFTWGNVSGIDRATGYIVIKPSGVEYDVMKQDDMVVVDLEGSVIEGSLNPSSDTATHIELYKAFPNIGGVVHTHSRWATTFAQAGMGIPAFGTTHADYFYGEIPCTRKMTTDEINGAYEKETGTVIIERFAKGSIEADDVPGVVVYSHGPFTWGKDAYNAVHNAVVLEEVAFMAWHNLSLSQGKLVPMQQELLDKHYLRKHGKNAYYGQKK, from the coding sequence ATGTTAGAAAACTTAAAAAAACAGGTTTTTGAAGCAAATATGCTTTTGCCAAAACACGGCTTGGTTACTTTTACTTGGGGTAATGTATCCGGTATAGACAGAGCAACCGGATACATTGTCATAAAACCCTCTGGTGTAGAATATGACGTTATGAAGCAAGATGATATGGTAGTCGTAGATTTAGAGGGTAGTGTAATAGAAGGAAGCTTAAATCCTTCCTCTGATACAGCAACCCATATAGAACTTTACAAAGCATTTCCTAATATAGGAGGTGTTGTGCATACCCACTCCCGTTGGGCTACCACTTTTGCACAAGCCGGTATGGGAATCCCTGCCTTTGGCACAACACATGCTGATTACTTTTATGGTGAAATTCCTTGTACCAGAAAAATGACAACGGACGAAATAAATGGTGCTTATGAAAAAGAAACAGGTACCGTTATTATTGAACGCTTTGCAAAAGGCAGTATTGAAGCTGACGATGTCCCCGGCGTTGTTGTATATAGCCATGGCCCTTTTACCTGGGGTAAAGATGCTTATAATGCCGTGCATAATGCCGTGGTATTAGAAGAGGTTGCCTTTATGGCTTGGCATAATCTTTCCCTCTCACAGGGAAAATTAGTGCCTATGCAACAAGAATTACTGGATAAACATTATCTAAGAAAGCATGGCAAAAATGCTTATTATGGACAGAAAAAATAA